In the genome of Candidatus Shapirobacteria bacterium, one region contains:
- a CDS encoding D-alanyl-D-alanine carboxypeptidase family protein yields MINWSDKSVQITTESILQKFEKLKSEMVDQIVLIDKQTLGQKLTAKENQLINEIFNIDPAKYGFSGPYLGLDAIPNDLAAIKNQKYTFRREIHHIETQYLRKSVFEAYSQMNKSISTDLEKKLLIDSAYRSPIYQCLTFLYYFKIYSFNFGMTTKRVAIPGYSEHCSSTKPAIDVITENGLPSDKKPLNFARSVEYRWLKKNASKFGFVQSYPKNNTFGIIFEPWHWGYSDN; encoded by the coding sequence ATGATCAACTGGTCCGATAAATCAGTTCAAATAACGACCGAATCTATCTTGCAGAAGTTTGAAAAACTTAAATCGGAAATGGTTGATCAGATAGTTTTAATTGACAAACAAACTCTCGGCCAGAAATTAACCGCCAAAGAAAATCAACTAATTAATGAAATATTTAATATTGATCCGGCCAAATATGGATTTAGTGGCCCATATCTAGGTCTTGATGCGATTCCTAATGATTTAGCGGCCATAAAAAATCAAAAATATACGTTCAGGAGGGAAATCCACCACATTGAAACCCAGTATTTAAGAAAGTCAGTTTTTGAAGCATATAGCCAAATGAATAAGTCCATTTCAACCGATTTAGAGAAAAAACTACTTATAGATTCAGCTTATAGATCACCGATTTATCAATGTCTTACCTTTCTTTATTATTTTAAAATATATAGTTTCAATTTTGGAATGACTACAAAAAGAGTGGCCATACCTGGATATAGTGAACATTGTTCATCAACCAAACCAGCCATAGATGTTATCACTGAAAACGGTTTACCATCTGATAAAAAACCTTTAAATTTTGCCCGATCGGTTGAATACCGTTGGCTTAAAAAAAATGCCTCAAAATTTGGATTCGTCCAATCATATCCAAAAAACAACACGTTTGGAATAATATTCGAACCATGGCATTGGGGATATAGTGATAATTAG